The following nucleotide sequence is from Streptomyces leeuwenhoekii.
ATGACCCGTTACAAGTACGGGCCCTGGGACCAGCGCTACTACAGCATCCTCGGCTCGCTCACCGCCCGCAGCCTGATCACGTACGGCGACAGCGCCCGAGCCGAGTTCCGGGTGACAGCACAGGGCGCCGTCGCAGCGGCCAGTCTTGCCGCCACCCCGGAGTGGGCAGTGGTCGACAACCGGATCAGACTGCTCAAGCGGAACTTCAACAAATCAGGATCTGCCTTGAAGAACCTCATCTACGACCGCTTGCCCGACGCCGTCGACCGGCCATGGCGGACGGAGATCTGACATGGCCGTCAACCTGCGCATTGTGTCCCTGACCGTAACGACCGCCGAAGCGGAACAGACCTACCGCTTCGACCGACCGGCCACGGTCATCACGGGTCCCATCGGCACCGGCAAGTCCAGCCTGCTGATGCTCTTCAAGCATGCCCTGGGTGGCAGCGCCATGCTCACCCCAGCGGTCCGGGAGAACGTGCTGTCGGTCCAGGCCGAGGTCGTGGCCGGCGATGAACGCATGGTTCTCAGGCGGGCCATCGAGGGAGACGCCGCCGAGACCGTCGACCTCCTGGACCCCCACTCCCTGGCGCTGGAACGCACGCTCCCCCTGCGGGCCGGCGACGGCCTCACGACGCTCTCCGATCACCTGCTTGACGCGCTCGGCTTCCCGCGGGAACAGATCGCTGCGCGCAGGGAGGGTTCAGCCCGGCCACAGAACCTCACCTTCAACGACCTGTACGCCTACGTGTACCTCCAGGCGCGCGAGATCGACCGCCAGGTCGTCGGTCACCTGGACAGTTGGTTCGAGACCAAGCGCAGAGAACTCTTCCGCCTGATGTTCGGGCTCACCGACAGCGCGCTCATGGAGCTCAAGCGCACCACGAGCCAGCTGTTGGACAAGCTGAAGGCCAGAACTGCCGAACACAAAAACGTCAGCGCCTTCCTGGCGGCCTCCGACCCCCGCAGCGATGACGAACTACGGGCCGAACTCAAACAGCTGCGCGACACCCTGGGCCGGGCCGAGGCCGGACTGAGGAGCCTGCGCACCGAACTCGAGGAACAGACCGCCGCTGACACCGCGCTGCGCCAGGAGCTCCAGAACGCCATCCGCTCCGCACGGCAGGCAGAAGAAGAAGTGGCGGCAGCCGCCGACCTTGTGGAGGCCCGGCACGCCGTCGTCGCCCAGGTCCACCTCGATCTGTCCCGCCTCGCCCGCTCGGCCACGGCCATCGACCAGCTCTCCCCATTCGAATTCGTCGTCTGCCCACGGTGCATGCAGTCCCTAGCAGCCCGGTCCGTCGAGGACGACCACTGCCTCGTCTGCCTCCAGCCCGACCCCGTCGAGGCCGACATCGACCCGGCAGCCATCGAAGAGACCCGCACAACGCTGCAACAGCAGCTCGAGGACGCACAACGCATCCAGCAGTCCGACGAGGCGCACCTGCAAGCCGCCCAGGAGCGCTCGCAGCAGCTCAGCTTCGTTGTCTCCAGCCTGCGCCGGCAGCTCGATGCCCAGACCCGTGATGCCGTCGCCCCCCGCTTCGACGCCATCGCCGAGGCCAGCTCCCATGTCGCCGCACTAAAGGCAACCATCGACGCCATCACCCAGCTACGTGAGTCCTGGGCCCGGGTGCGCACCATCGAGGCGGACATCCGCGCGATCAAAGCCGAACGCGCCCGGGTCAACAAGGCCATCAAGGAAAAGTCCGAGCAGCTCAAGGCCAGCCAGACACTGGTCGGCGACCTCAGCACCGAGTTCGGCCAACTCCTCACCGGCTGGAACCTGCCCTGGGTCGACACCGCTGTAATCGACCGCGACACCTACCTACCCGTGATCAACGGCCAGCCCTTCGAGAGCCTGCAGGCTTCCGGCGGCGGCATCGCCACCTCCGTCAACCTCGCCTACAGCCTCTCTCTTCTCGCTTTCGGACTTGATCATCCCGAGGTCCTGGTGCCATCGCTTCTCGTGATCGACTCACCCCGCAAAGCCTTCGGTAACAACGACTCCGACCGGCAGCGCGCGGCCGAGATCTACAGCCGTTTCAGGACCATGGCCGACGCGTACGGCGAACGCCTGCAGGTGATCATCGCCGACAACGACCCCCCACCCATCACCAGCGAATCCTTCGGCAAGGTGGAGTTCGACTACGACAACCCCATGGTGCCCGGCGTCGACCACCCCGGCCCCGACCACGCCGGCCGCCTCGAGAACGAAGCGGACGGCTGACGGTTCCGGTGGCGTGCCGGCCGGTGGCCGTGCCGCGTGCCGGGTTCACTGCTCGCAGCTCTTGCCGCGGGGGACGGGCCCGGTGCCCTGGTCGACCTGGAGTCTGACGTGGATGTCGGGGAACTTGGTTTCCACGGAGGGGATTTCTTTAGTCCATGCTCGCACGGGAGTGATCCGTGTCCAGGAGGGGCCGGGAGTCTCCGGGATGACGAGGGCCTCGCCCATCGCCAGGCTGACCTCCGGGCATGACGTCGACGGCGTGATGACCAACACCTGGACGTCTCCCACGGTTGAGGCGCCGGGCACGGTGATGGAGACCCTGCCGTCAGGAGTCGACCACGATTCCCCCGCCGACGCGACGAGCTCCGCTCGGTGCGTGCCCGCTCTGAAGGCCTCCGAAATCGCCTCCTCCGGGGCAGCACTCGATGCGCCGGCGGTCGGTGCTCTTCCCGCAGGGCTGGAGCCAGGGCCGGGTGTGGCGGGGGTGTTGTCGGAGGCCGTGCTGCTCGGCGTGCGGCCGGTGGGGGTTTCGTCTTCCCCGTCCCAGAGGGGAAGGGTCAGCCAGGTTGCCAGGGCCAGGCCCACGGCGGCGGCCGTACCCGCTCTCCCCACCAGGAGCGGCTTCCTGCGGGGCGGCCTGTCCGGCTGGGGCGTGGCGGGTGGTGCCGTCTTCGGCGCGGTATCGGGGTCGATAGTGTCCTGGCCGGGGCCGGACAGTGGGTCGGCGGCTACTACCCGCCCGGGCGCCGCGGGTGGGGGTGGGGCGGCGGTGGTACGGGCGGCGTCGGCTCGTTTCCACCGGTTCAGGCATTCCTGGACGGCGTCCGTCCCGCCCAGGGCACGGGCGATGGGTTCGACCGTCGTCCAGCGCGGCAGACGTTTGCCGTTGAGGGTCTCGGAGATCGTGCTCACCACGATGCTCGCGTGGGGGTCCGCAGCGCGGATACGGCGCACGATCTCGGTATAGCTGGGCTTCTTCGCCTCCCGGTGCAGCGCGCGCATCCACGCGGCGAACTCCTCCACCGC
It contains:
- a CDS encoding ATP-binding protein, whose product is MAVNLRIVSLTVTTAEAEQTYRFDRPATVITGPIGTGKSSLLMLFKHALGGSAMLTPAVRENVLSVQAEVVAGDERMVLRRAIEGDAAETVDLLDPHSLALERTLPLRAGDGLTTLSDHLLDALGFPREQIAARREGSARPQNLTFNDLYAYVYLQAREIDRQVVGHLDSWFETKRRELFRLMFGLTDSALMELKRTTSQLLDKLKARTAEHKNVSAFLAASDPRSDDELRAELKQLRDTLGRAEAGLRSLRTELEEQTAADTALRQELQNAIRSARQAEEEVAAAADLVEARHAVVAQVHLDLSRLARSATAIDQLSPFEFVVCPRCMQSLAARSVEDDHCLVCLQPDPVEADIDPAAIEETRTTLQQQLEDAQRIQQSDEAHLQAAQERSQQLSFVVSSLRRQLDAQTRDAVAPRFDAIAEASSHVAALKATIDAITQLRESWARVRTIEADIRAIKAERARVNKAIKEKSEQLKASQTLVGDLSTEFGQLLTGWNLPWVDTAVIDRDTYLPVINGQPFESLQASGGGIATSVNLAYSLSLLAFGLDHPEVLVPSLLVIDSPRKAFGNNDSDRQRAAEIYSRFRTMADAYGERLQVIIADNDPPPITSESFGKVEFDYDNPMVPGVDHPGPDHAGRLENEADG
- a CDS encoding XRE family transcriptional regulator, whose product is MEEFAAWMRALHREAKKPSYTEIVRRIRAADPHASIVVSTISETLNGKRLPRWTTVEPIARALGGTDAVQECLNRWKRADAARTTAAPPPPAAPGRVVAADPLSGPGQDTIDPDTAPKTAPPATPQPDRPPRRKPLLVGRAGTAAAVGLALATWLTLPLWDGEDETPTGRTPSSTASDNTPATPGPGSSPAGRAPTAGASSAAPEEAISEAFRAGTHRAELVASAGESWSTPDGRVSITVPGASTVGDVQVLVITPSTSCPEVSLAMGEALVIPETPGPSWTRITPVRAWTKEIPSVETKFPDIHVRLQVDQGTGPVPRGKSCEQ